TGGAGGTTGCAGAGAGGTCAAAGTTCATAacgcctcttcctccctcactgtctctcatcatcattatcatcgtCCAGCTCCCATCCAATCACCTCCTAGGCCCCGCCTCCCTCAGACGGGCGTGGTTCTCCTATTGGCCGCGTCTTTGCCGTAGTCCTTGGCCAGAGTACCGCCCTGTAGAAACTCCCTCTCTGAATTGAGCACTCCCCCCATGACGGCCTTAGATCCGGCTTCGCGGGGGGTGAGCGTGTACATGGGGAGGTCGGAGGCTGTCCCCGGGCCGCTGTAACCCCCCTTCCCCATGGGAGAAGCATCCCGGCTGGGCGCCTCGGAGGAACGGATGCTGGAGCGACGGCGGAAGCGGTAACGGTAAGACGGGATACGGCTGAACGCTGATTTCTTGATGAGTTCGGTGCGAGACTTGGCCCTCTGCTTCCGGTGTTTCTCTATAAACATGTGGACGGCCAGAACGCCCACCATCTCTGCCATGATGAAGGACAACGCCCCGAAGTAGAAGGACCAGCCGTACGAGTAACTCTTCTTGCTGTCGCTCTGACCCGGGTCGCCAGAGTTAGCCGAGATGTAGACGATGATGCCGATGATGTTActgagacctagagagagagagagagagagagagagacagagagagggagaaagagggagagagagggagagagagacagagagagacagagagagacagagagagagagagagagagagagagagagagagagagagagagagagagagagagacagagagagaaaaggagagagagggaaaaggagagagagacagagagagagagagagagagagagagagagagagagagagagagggagagagagagcgagagagacagagacagagagagaaaaggagagagagggaagagagagagagggagagagagagagagagagagagagagagagagagagagagagagagagagagagagagagagagagagagagagagagagagagagagagagagagagagggagagagagacagagggagagagaaagagacagagagagggagagagacagagagagggagagagagggagagagagacagagagagagagacagagagagagagagagagacagagacagagagagaaagggagagggggagcggagagggagagaaagggagacagggggagagagggagagaaagaaaggtgttGGTGTGTTGTGTTTCCCTCTCATTCCATATCATTAACCCCACAATGCACTGCTTCCCTGCTCTGCTCCGTTCAGCAGCCATGTGGAACTCTGGGTAACAGAACACTGATGTGTTGTAATGAGCCTCCATTCACAGTCATACgtgtttgtcccaaatggcaccctattccctatctagtgcactactaaccccataggcttctggtcaaaagtagtgcactaaatagggaatagtgtaccaCTTGTAAAGCTGGCCATATCTATGTTTATCTGTCTCTGGCTCCAAAGGCTCTGCTGCTGCACTGTGGGAAATAATGACCCATCAGTTAGTGTGGAACACAATGACACTAGTCTACACACATCCCTCTGAACAGACTGctatgggggtggggggggtcaatAACATCTAGTTaaacccatcagttactgttgaacccatcagatactgttgaacccatcagttactgttgaacccatcagttactgttgaacccatcagttactgttgaacccatcagttactactgaacccatcagttactactgaacccatcagttactactgaacccatcagttactgctgaacccatcagttactgttgaacccatcagttactgttaaacccatcagttactactgaacccatcagttactactgaacccatcagttactgttgaacccatcagttactgttgaacccatcagttactgttgaacccatcagttactgttgaacccatcagttactactgaacccatcagttactgttgaacTCATCAGTTACTactgaacccatcagttactgttgaacccatcagttactgttgaacccatcagttactgttgaacccatcagttactgttaaacccatcagttactactgaacccatcagttactactgaacccatcagttactgttgaacccatcagttactgtgggttcgattcccgggaccacccatacatagaatgtatgcacacatgactgtaagtcgctttggataaaagcgtccgctaaatggcatatattattattattattataacccatcagttactgttgaacccatcagttactactgaacccatcagttactactgaacccatcagttattactgaacccatcagttactactgaacccatcagttactgttgaacccatcagttactgttgaacccatcagttactactgaacccatcagttactgttgaacccatcagttactgttgaacccatcagttactgttgaactgatcagttactgttgaacccatcagttactactgaacccatcagttactgttgaacccatcagttactgttgaacccatcagttactactgaacccatcagttactgttgaacccatcagttactgttgaacccatcagttactgttgaacccatcagttactgttgaacccatcagttactgttgaacccatcagttactgttgaacccatcagttactgttgaactgatcagttactgttgaacccatcagttactactgaacccatcagttactgttgaacccatcagttactgttgaacccatcagttactactgaacccatcagttactgttgaacccatcagttactgttgaacccatcagttactgttgaacccatcagttactgttgaacccatcagttactgttgaacccatcagttactgttgaacccatcagttactgttgaacACAACAACACTAGTCTTCACACATCCCTCTGAACAGACTGCTGTAGGGGGGAGGGTTCAATATCATCAGGttgaacaaaaacacaaacaaatctaagtaatgtatgtatgtacatataaatatatggatgagcgatgaccgagcAGCATAGGctaagatggtataaaatacatgatATACAGATgaaatgagtaatgcatagactaagatacagtagaatagtatagaatacagtatatacatatgagatgagtaatgcatagactaagatacagtagaatagtatagaatacagtatatacatatgagatgagtaatacatagactaagatacagtagaatagtatagaatacagtatatacatagactaagatacagtagaatagtatagaatacagtatatacatatgagatgagtaatgcatagactaagatacagtagaatagtatagaatacagtatatacatagactaagatacagtagaatagtatagaatacagtatatacatatgagatgagtaatgcatagactaagatacagtagaatagtatagaatacagtatatacatatgagatgagtaatacatagactaagatacagtagaatagtatagaatacagtatatacatatgagatgagtaatgcatagactaagatacagtagaatagtatagaatacagtatctacatatgagatgagtaatacatagactaagatacagtagaatagtatagaatacagtatatacatagactaagatacagtagaatagtatagaatacagtatatacatagactaagatacagtagaatagtatagaatacagtatatacatatga
The DNA window shown above is from Oncorhynchus gorbuscha isolate QuinsamMale2020 ecotype Even-year unplaced genomic scaffold, OgorEven_v1.0 Un_scaffold_3746, whole genome shotgun sequence and carries:
- the LOC124028098 gene encoding voltage-dependent calcium channel gamma-3 subunit-like, whose protein sequence is LGLSNIIGIIVYISANSGDPGQSDSKKSYSYGWSFYFGALSFIMAEMVGVLAVHMFIEKHRKQRAKSRTELIKKSAFSRIPSYRYRFRRRSSIRSSEAPSRDASPMGKGGYSGPGTASDLPMYTLTPREAGSKAVMGGVLNSEREFLQGGTLAKDYGKDAANRRTTPV